One Actinospica robiniae DSM 44927 genomic region harbors:
- a CDS encoding glutamine synthetase family protein → MERQQEFVLRTLEERDIRFVRLWFTDVLGFLKSVAVAPAELEQAFAEGIGFDGSAIEGFARIHESDMLVKPDPSTFQILPWRAESPGTGRMFCDILTPDGTPSYADPRYVLKRALAKAAEKGFTFYTHPEIEFFLFKAETAGGLAPVPVDSSGYFDLTPHGVGHDFRRQAITHLESMGISVEFSHHEAAPGQQEIDLRYADALSTADNIMTFRLVVKEVALEQGVYASFMPKPLTDHAGSGMHTHLSLFEGDRNAFHEPGSEYQLSKVGRSFIAGLLRHAGEISAVTNQWVNSYKRLSGGGEAPNYICWGHNNRSALVRVPMYKPGKSQSTRIEVRSLDSACNPYLAYAVLLAAGLKGVEEGYELPPGADDNVWKLTRAERRALGIQPLPASLDEAVALMERSELVAETLGEHVFEFFLRNKRAEWAEYERQVTAFELGRYLPVL, encoded by the coding sequence ATGGAGCGCCAGCAGGAGTTCGTGCTGAGGACCCTGGAGGAGCGGGACATCCGCTTCGTCCGTCTCTGGTTCACGGACGTACTGGGCTTTCTCAAGTCCGTCGCCGTCGCGCCGGCCGAACTCGAGCAGGCCTTCGCCGAGGGGATCGGGTTCGACGGCTCCGCCATCGAGGGCTTCGCCCGCATCCACGAGTCCGACATGCTGGTCAAGCCGGACCCCTCGACCTTCCAGATCCTGCCCTGGCGGGCCGAATCCCCGGGCACCGGCCGGATGTTCTGCGACATCCTCACCCCGGACGGCACCCCGTCCTACGCCGACCCGCGGTATGTGCTCAAGCGGGCGCTGGCCAAGGCGGCGGAGAAGGGCTTCACCTTCTACACCCACCCCGAGATCGAGTTCTTCCTGTTCAAGGCGGAGACCGCGGGCGGGCTGGCCCCGGTGCCGGTGGACTCCTCGGGCTACTTCGACCTGACCCCGCACGGCGTCGGGCACGACTTCCGGCGGCAGGCGATCACCCACCTGGAGTCGATGGGCATCTCGGTCGAGTTCAGCCACCACGAGGCCGCGCCGGGCCAGCAGGAGATCGACCTGCGCTACGCCGACGCGCTCTCGACCGCGGACAACATCATGACCTTCCGGCTCGTGGTCAAGGAGGTCGCGCTGGAGCAGGGCGTGTACGCCTCATTCATGCCCAAGCCGCTGACCGACCACGCGGGCTCGGGCATGCACACGCACCTGTCCCTGTTCGAGGGCGACCGCAACGCCTTCCACGAGCCGGGCTCCGAATACCAGCTGTCCAAGGTCGGCCGGTCCTTCATCGCCGGCCTGCTGCGGCACGCCGGCGAGATCAGCGCCGTCACCAACCAGTGGGTGAACTCGTACAAGCGCCTCTCCGGCGGCGGAGAGGCCCCGAACTACATCTGCTGGGGTCACAACAACCGGTCCGCGCTGGTGCGCGTGCCGATGTACAAGCCGGGCAAGAGCCAGTCCACCCGGATCGAGGTACGGTCCCTCGACAGCGCCTGCAACCCCTACCTGGCCTACGCCGTGCTGCTGGCCGCGGGGCTCAAGGGTGTCGAGGAGGGCTACGAGCTGCCTCCCGGCGCCGATGACAACGTCTGGAAGCTGACGCGGGCCGAGCGGCGCGCGTTGGGCATCCAGCCGCTTCCGGCTTCCCTCGACGAAGCCGTGGCGCTGATGGAGCGCAGCGAGCTGGTGGCGGAGACGCTCGGCGAGCACGTCTTCGAGTTCTTCCTGCGCAACAAGCGTGCCGAGTGGGCCGAGTACGAGCGGCAGGTCACCGCGTTCGAACTGGGCCGGTACCTGCCGGTGCTCTGA
- a CDS encoding acyltransferase family protein, translating to MDLYERIFRGRSLASDSAGRRNSIGFLRLMLAAFVVVSHSRVLGFNLLEPGEAGSHLQTDLGKLGVFGFFVISGYLISASGMRIRLGRFLWHRFLRIFPGLWMCLLLMAFVMAPLVALHLHGNLHHFWHQPDSPFHFLAADWWTGLRQTGVSGLRVNPITGIFDGALWSLSYEMLGYLAIAVLSVTAVLTRAPKFLIFLLAACWLYMLHYQLDAHTWRGAHPVGININLPLLGVMTTGNLLYLGFMFVLGVVAQLYKDRISTHGAVAGAALVVLLASMKIGGFFVFGLPAYGYLVLWVAMRLRGPFQKVGRKHDYSYGLYIYAWPVQDLLSMEHATRWGLLAYTLLALAGGLVMAVFSWHAVESQAMRLKDWTPGFLRGRAAIPEPRSADVAVPESAAEPTVLPAIPAQTH from the coding sequence ATGGATCTTTACGAGCGAATATTCCGCGGGCGCAGTCTCGCGAGCGACTCGGCGGGAAGGCGCAACTCCATCGGCTTCCTCCGCCTGATGCTCGCGGCGTTCGTGGTCGTCTCGCACTCCCGGGTACTCGGGTTCAACCTGCTCGAACCGGGCGAGGCGGGCAGCCATCTGCAGACCGACCTCGGCAAGCTCGGGGTCTTCGGCTTCTTCGTGATCTCCGGATACCTGATATCCGCCAGCGGCATGCGGATACGCCTCGGCCGCTTCCTGTGGCACCGGTTCCTGCGGATCTTCCCGGGCCTGTGGATGTGCCTGCTGCTGATGGCCTTCGTGATGGCGCCGTTGGTCGCCCTGCACCTGCACGGCAATCTGCACCACTTCTGGCACCAGCCGGACAGCCCGTTCCACTTCCTCGCGGCCGACTGGTGGACCGGCCTGCGCCAGACCGGCGTCTCCGGCCTGCGGGTGAACCCGATCACCGGCATCTTCGACGGCGCCCTGTGGTCGCTCTCCTACGAGATGCTCGGCTACCTGGCCATCGCCGTCCTGTCGGTGACCGCGGTACTCACCCGGGCTCCGAAGTTCCTGATCTTCCTGCTCGCGGCCTGCTGGCTGTACATGCTGCACTACCAGCTGGACGCGCACACCTGGCGTGGCGCGCACCCGGTCGGCATCAACATCAACCTCCCGCTGCTCGGCGTGATGACGACCGGGAACCTGCTGTACCTCGGCTTCATGTTCGTCCTCGGCGTCGTGGCGCAGCTCTATAAGGACCGGATCAGCACGCACGGCGCGGTCGCCGGCGCCGCCCTCGTCGTCCTGCTGGCGTCGATGAAGATCGGCGGGTTCTTCGTCTTCGGCCTGCCCGCCTACGGATACCTGGTGCTGTGGGTGGCGATGCGGCTGCGCGGCCCGTTCCAGAAGGTCGGCCGGAAGCACGACTACTCCTACGGCCTCTATATCTACGCGTGGCCGGTCCAGGACCTGCTGAGCATGGAACATGCCACCCGGTGGGGACTGCTCGCCTACACGCTGCTGGCCCTGGCCGGCGGGCTGGTGATGGCGGTGTTCTCCTGGCATGCGGTCGAGAGCCAGGCGATGCGGCTGAAGGACTGGACGCCCGGCTTCCTGCGCGGCCGCGCCGCGATCCCGGAGCCTCGGTCGGCGGACGTCGCCGTACCGGAGAGCGCGGCGGAGCCGACGGTGCTCCCGGCGATCCCCGCTCAGACCCACTGA
- a CDS encoding PPA1309 family protein, giving the protein MSSPMHPALTQALIELEQHVDKEGWDQHPRLFALVDTAELIAAEPRLAAALAPETLEFEGQIGPLRTYTSIEQEGVPTDKPLDEMLAGIAWPSTVHGAALVVERLMLPPSAQQQLPEGEADADAWVAAHPERQEVRIAVGVLRDGSRDCALRLRGKDKDEDVLSGPDLVPNLVRALADTLHD; this is encoded by the coding sequence ATGAGCAGTCCGATGCACCCCGCGCTGACACAGGCGCTGATCGAGTTGGAACAGCACGTCGACAAGGAGGGCTGGGACCAACATCCACGCCTGTTCGCCCTGGTCGACACGGCCGAGCTGATCGCCGCCGAGCCGCGGCTGGCCGCGGCCCTGGCGCCGGAGACGCTCGAGTTCGAAGGACAGATCGGGCCGCTGCGCACCTATACCTCCATCGAGCAGGAGGGCGTGCCCACCGACAAGCCGCTGGACGAGATGCTGGCCGGCATCGCCTGGCCGTCCACCGTCCACGGCGCCGCGCTCGTGGTGGAGCGGCTGATGCTGCCGCCGAGCGCCCAGCAGCAGCTGCCCGAGGGCGAGGCGGACGCGGACGCCTGGGTGGCCGCGCACCCCGAGCGGCAGGAAGTGCGCATCGCCGTGGGCGTCCTGCGGGACGGCTCGCGCGACTGCGCGCTGCGGCTGCGCGGGAAGGACAAGGACGAGGACGTGCTCTCCGGACCCGACCTGGTGCCGAACCTGGTCCGGGCGCTCGCGGACACGCTGCACGACTGA
- a CDS encoding YlbL family protein has product MPRRRTVTLAVSGTLLAGFVAGALFQSVPYAELSPGPTYDVLGSQNGTPLITITGKQTYPTNGQLRMVTVGVSDESFRMSLGQAMVGWLNDKEAIVPKDTIYPPGQTEQQSEQENTQEMTDSQDAAITAALAQLGIKPTGSEVIVASVTPGGPAANKLQPGDVIDAVDGTPVTTGGDAGMTSVTDTIQQVKPGGEVTFEVTRDQQKKTVTTPTVDNGGKAQVGISIESENVFPFTVDIQLNNVGGPSAGMMFALGVIDKLTPDGLTGGNVIAGTGTIDAKGNVGAIGGIQMKTIGAREAGATVFLAPAANCAEAKANQPSGLELVKVNTLGDAINALNDLKEGKTPPLC; this is encoded by the coding sequence ATGCCTCGTCGTCGTACCGTGACCCTGGCGGTCTCCGGGACCCTGCTCGCCGGTTTCGTCGCGGGCGCGCTGTTCCAGTCCGTGCCCTACGCCGAACTGAGCCCCGGGCCGACGTACGACGTGCTGGGGTCGCAGAACGGCACCCCGCTGATCACCATCACCGGCAAGCAGACCTATCCGACGAACGGTCAGCTGCGGATGGTCACCGTCGGCGTGTCGGACGAGTCCTTCCGCATGTCGCTGGGCCAGGCCATGGTCGGCTGGCTGAACGACAAAGAGGCGATCGTGCCCAAGGACACGATCTACCCGCCCGGCCAGACCGAGCAGCAGAGCGAGCAGGAGAACACCCAGGAGATGACGGACTCCCAGGACGCGGCGATCACCGCCGCCCTGGCCCAGCTCGGCATCAAGCCGACCGGCAGCGAGGTCATCGTCGCGTCGGTCACCCCCGGCGGCCCGGCCGCGAACAAGCTCCAGCCCGGCGACGTCATCGACGCGGTCGACGGCACTCCCGTGACCACCGGCGGCGACGCCGGCATGACCTCGGTGACCGACACGATCCAGCAGGTCAAGCCGGGCGGCGAGGTCACCTTCGAGGTCACCCGGGACCAGCAGAAGAAGACGGTCACCACCCCGACCGTCGACAACGGCGGCAAGGCGCAGGTCGGGATCAGCATAGAGAGCGAGAACGTCTTCCCGTTCACGGTGGACATCCAGCTCAACAACGTCGGCGGCCCGAGCGCGGGCATGATGTTCGCCCTCGGCGTGATCGACAAGCTCACCCCCGACGGACTGACCGGGGGCAACGTGATCGCCGGCACCGGCACCATCGACGCCAAGGGCAACGTGGGCGCGATCGGCGGCATCCAGATGAAGACCATCGGCGCCCGCGAGGCCGGCGCCACCGTGTTCCTGGCCCCCGCGGCCAACTGCGCCGAGGCGAAGGCGAATCAGCCGTCCGGCCTCGAGCTGGTCAAGGTGAACACGCTCGGCGACGCGATCAACGCGCTCAACGACCTCAAGGAAGGCAAGACGCCGCCGCTCTGCTGA
- a CDS encoding molybdenum cofactor biosynthesis protein MoaE — translation MSSIYTQIRNSPLSVDELLAIVADPAAGGTAVFLGTVRDHTPEAPGAVVTALEYEAHPEAARRLREVAEKVAADHDVIALAAAHRVGPLQVGEAAVVVVASAAHRAAAFEACRALIDTLKREVPIWKREGFADGTHTWVGI, via the coding sequence GTGAGCAGCATTTACACGCAGATCCGCAACTCGCCGTTGTCCGTGGACGAGCTGCTCGCGATCGTCGCCGACCCGGCCGCCGGGGGCACCGCCGTCTTCCTCGGTACGGTGCGCGACCACACCCCCGAGGCTCCGGGCGCGGTGGTCACCGCGCTCGAGTACGAGGCCCATCCCGAGGCCGCCCGGCGGCTGCGCGAGGTGGCCGAGAAGGTGGCCGCGGACCACGACGTGATCGCCCTGGCCGCCGCCCACCGGGTCGGCCCGCTCCAGGTCGGCGAGGCCGCGGTGGTGGTGGTGGCCTCCGCCGCGCACCGGGCCGCGGCGTTCGAGGCCTGCCGGGCGCTGATCGACACCCTCAAGCGCGAGGTGCCGATCTGGAAGCGCGAGGGCTTCGCCGACGGCACGCACACCTGGGTCGGCATCTGA
- a CDS encoding NAD-dependent epimerase/dehydratase family protein, with amino-acid sequence MSSPADDGQRTTRLRATDGDTRPVPGSRTRPKTIAVTGAANRLGSAVLRELAGRPGVRRTIGLVPRSTRADRELWPDGVVQRAADLLDPSLAERLAGVDVLVHTDLDTSPDTDPAERTRFNVRGTETVLTAAAAAGVHRVILRSSAMVYGALPDNPVPIRDDAQLRAVPDGSLVGDLLEIERLGRRAPRAHPGLSVAVLRPAIVTGPGVDTVFTRHFEAPRLLVVKDAEPCWQFCHLEDLAGALAHTAVHDELEGPLNVASPGWLGQEEVEAGSGLRRMELPAGLALGAAERLHRLHLTPAPATDLQYVMHPWAVATDRLEESGFVPKHSNLEAFQALLEEVAGHHAALARRLGKKDAAASLGAAGATVALVGTAALVRRARKKRRT; translated from the coding sequence TTGAGTTCCCCGGCAGACGACGGACAGCGTACGACCAGGCTGCGCGCCACGGACGGCGACACGCGGCCGGTGCCGGGCTCGCGGACCAGGCCGAAGACGATCGCGGTCACCGGCGCCGCGAACCGGCTCGGCTCGGCCGTGCTGCGGGAGCTGGCCGGGCGGCCCGGCGTGCGCCGGACCATCGGGCTGGTGCCGCGCTCCACCCGGGCCGACCGGGAGCTGTGGCCGGACGGCGTGGTGCAGCGGGCCGCTGACCTGCTCGACCCCTCGCTGGCCGAGCGCCTCGCCGGGGTGGACGTGCTCGTGCACACCGACCTCGACACCAGCCCGGACACCGACCCGGCCGAGCGCACCCGGTTCAACGTGCGCGGCACCGAGACGGTGCTGACCGCCGCGGCCGCGGCCGGCGTGCACCGGGTCATCCTGCGCTCGAGCGCCATGGTCTACGGCGCGCTGCCGGACAACCCGGTGCCGATCCGCGACGACGCCCAGCTGCGGGCCGTGCCGGACGGGTCGCTGGTCGGGGACCTGCTGGAGATCGAGCGCCTCGGCCGCCGCGCCCCGCGGGCGCACCCGGGCCTGAGCGTCGCCGTGCTGCGTCCGGCGATCGTCACCGGCCCGGGCGTGGACACCGTCTTCACCCGGCATTTCGAGGCGCCGCGGCTGCTCGTGGTCAAGGACGCCGAGCCGTGCTGGCAGTTCTGCCACCTCGAGGACCTGGCCGGCGCGCTGGCGCACACCGCCGTGCACGACGAGCTCGAGGGCCCGCTGAACGTGGCCAGTCCCGGCTGGCTGGGCCAGGAGGAGGTCGAGGCCGGCTCCGGACTGCGCCGCATGGAGCTTCCGGCGGGCCTGGCCCTGGGCGCGGCCGAGCGGCTGCACCGGCTGCACCTGACCCCGGCGCCGGCCACCGACCTGCAGTACGTCATGCACCCGTGGGCCGTGGCCACCGACCGGCTCGAGGAGTCCGGCTTCGTGCCGAAGCACTCGAACCTCGAGGCCTTCCAGGCCCTGCTGGAGGAGGTGGCCGGCCACCACGCCGCGCTCGCCCGCCGGCTCGGCAAGAAGGACGCCGCCGCCTCGCTCGGCGCGGCCGGCGCCACCGTCGCGCTCGTCGGCACGGCCGCGCTGGTGCGCCGGGCCAGGAAGAAGCGCCGCACCTGA
- a CDS encoding zinc-dependent metalloprotease, whose protein sequence is MNDHPESFPDPEEEPPSVAFEEVVKGLEGLGADVEREAAEKAERERAREQPPGDQDEPASPFAGMQFPGPEQLQQLLGALGLGGGEGEGQTPDLANLAKGLGAQIPGLDPQMLAMVMGRIQSLINSGEGPVNWALAKDIARGTSAATPDPSPTSGELGALADAVRLAEHWLDAVCDLPAGTTGALAWSRAEWIEQTLPVWKRLVEPVAQGMTAAMTGMLPGPAAEMAGPMGAMLQQMAGTLFGHQVGTALAELAGEVLGSSDIGLPLGPEGKAVLLPANVAAFGAGLELPAADVRLYLALREAAYHRLFAHVPWLSARVLGAVEEYARGISVDEGRMEETMRSLQSPEGMANLQDILGENGLTFTAPDTPAQRAALTRLETLLALTEGWVDAVVDAAAAPKLPGAGALRETFRRRRAAGGPAEQTFAALVGLELRPRRLRDAARLWTLLGEARGSEGRDALWAHPDLLPTAEDLSDPAGFVQRRESDLEALGKLMENPPEDEDPDTGDGNEDEH, encoded by the coding sequence GTGAACGACCACCCGGAAAGTTTCCCGGACCCGGAGGAAGAGCCGCCCTCGGTAGCGTTCGAAGAGGTGGTCAAGGGGCTCGAGGGCCTCGGCGCCGACGTCGAGCGTGAAGCGGCCGAGAAGGCCGAGCGCGAGCGCGCCCGGGAGCAGCCGCCGGGCGACCAGGACGAGCCCGCCTCGCCCTTCGCCGGCATGCAGTTCCCCGGCCCGGAGCAGCTCCAGCAGCTGCTCGGCGCGCTGGGCCTCGGCGGCGGTGAGGGCGAGGGCCAGACGCCCGACCTGGCGAACCTGGCCAAGGGCCTCGGCGCGCAGATCCCCGGCCTCGACCCGCAGATGCTGGCGATGGTCATGGGCCGGATCCAGTCCCTGATCAACTCGGGCGAGGGCCCGGTGAACTGGGCCCTGGCCAAGGACATCGCCCGCGGCACCAGTGCCGCCACCCCCGACCCGTCGCCCACCTCGGGCGAGCTGGGCGCGCTGGCGGACGCGGTGCGCCTGGCCGAGCACTGGCTGGACGCGGTGTGCGACCTGCCCGCGGGCACCACCGGCGCGCTGGCCTGGAGCCGCGCGGAGTGGATCGAGCAGACCCTGCCGGTGTGGAAGCGGCTGGTCGAGCCGGTGGCGCAGGGCATGACCGCGGCGATGACCGGCATGCTGCCGGGGCCGGCCGCGGAGATGGCCGGCCCGATGGGCGCGATGCTCCAGCAGATGGCCGGGACCCTCTTCGGCCACCAGGTGGGCACGGCGCTGGCCGAGCTGGCCGGCGAGGTGCTCGGCTCCTCGGACATCGGCCTGCCGCTCGGCCCCGAGGGCAAGGCGGTGCTGCTGCCGGCCAACGTGGCCGCGTTCGGCGCCGGCCTGGAGCTGCCGGCCGCGGACGTGCGGCTGTACCTGGCCCTGCGCGAGGCGGCCTACCACCGCCTGTTCGCGCACGTGCCGTGGCTCAGCGCGCGGGTGCTCGGCGCGGTCGAGGAGTACGCGCGGGGCATCTCGGTGGACGAGGGCCGGATGGAGGAGACGATGCGCTCGCTGCAGTCTCCCGAGGGGATGGCCAACCTGCAGGACATCCTCGGCGAGAACGGCCTGACCTTCACCGCCCCGGACACCCCGGCCCAGCGCGCCGCGCTGACCAGGCTGGAGACGCTGCTCGCGCTGACCGAGGGCTGGGTGGACGCGGTGGTCGACGCCGCGGCCGCCCCCAAGCTGCCCGGCGCCGGCGCGCTGCGCGAGACCTTCCGCCGCCGCCGCGCCGCCGGCGGTCCGGCCGAGCAGACCTTCGCCGCCCTCGTCGGCCTCGAGCTGCGCCCCCGCCGGCTGCGCGACGCCGCCCGGCTGTGGACGCTGCTCGGCGAGGCCCGCGGCAGCGAAGGCCGCGACGCCCTGTGGGCCCACCCCGACCTGCTGCCGACGGCCGAGGACCTGAGCGACCCGGCCGGCTTCGTCCAGCGCCGCGAGAGCGATCTCGAGGCGCTCGGCAAGCTGATGGAGAACCCGCCCGAGGACGAAGACCCCGACACCGGCGACGGCAACGAAGACGAGCACTGA
- a CDS encoding alkaline phosphatase family protein, giving the protein MSGHQPSAVDEDGLDPPAYLAGALNDVIPAIGAALGLPAAHEGRALGWSPEPTRKACLLLVDGMGRELLRRHAAYAPYLTALLAEPGIGHSLTAGFPSTTSTSLASVGTGLPPGAHGMLGYRLMVPATGRLMNFLRWDQNVDPLEWQPRETMFERMTAAGITVTHVSAPRFADSGLTRSVFRGARFSGADSADEQARRAVEALGAGERSFVYLYYRDLDFIGHTVGVGSPRWREELSYVDGLVQRLAEQLPSDATLFVTADHGMVDIPQDHRIDMDQDWELRAGVALLGGEARARHVYATSGAARDVLAIWEERLDGIAVVRSREQAVAEGWFGPPDEVDAGMAARVGDVIVAMKGDWAVVATEREAVDARQIGMHGSLTKEEQLVPLLEIR; this is encoded by the coding sequence TTGTCCGGCCACCAGCCCTCCGCCGTCGACGAGGACGGCCTCGATCCGCCCGCCTACCTCGCGGGCGCCCTGAACGACGTGATCCCGGCGATCGGCGCCGCCCTCGGCCTGCCCGCGGCGCACGAGGGCCGCGCCCTCGGCTGGAGCCCCGAGCCGACCCGCAAGGCCTGCCTGCTGCTGGTCGACGGCATGGGGCGCGAGCTGCTGCGCCGGCACGCCGCGTACGCGCCGTACCTGACCGCGCTGCTGGCCGAGCCCGGCATCGGCCACAGCCTGACCGCCGGATTCCCGTCCACCACCTCGACCTCGCTCGCCTCCGTGGGCACCGGCCTGCCGCCCGGCGCCCACGGCATGCTCGGCTACCGGCTGATGGTGCCCGCCACCGGAAGGCTGATGAACTTCCTGAGGTGGGATCAGAACGTCGATCCGCTCGAGTGGCAGCCGCGCGAGACGATGTTCGAGCGGATGACGGCGGCCGGGATCACGGTCACGCACGTCTCCGCCCCCAGGTTCGCCGACTCCGGCCTGACCCGCTCGGTCTTCCGCGGCGCCCGCTTCTCCGGCGCGGACTCCGCGGACGAGCAGGCGCGCCGCGCGGTCGAGGCGCTCGGAGCGGGGGAGCGCAGCTTCGTCTACCTCTACTACCGGGACCTCGACTTCATCGGCCACACCGTGGGCGTCGGCTCACCCCGCTGGCGCGAAGAGCTCTCCTACGTGGACGGCCTCGTGCAGCGCCTCGCCGAGCAGCTCCCGTCCGACGCCACCCTGTTCGTCACGGCGGACCACGGCATGGTCGACATCCCGCAGGACCACCGGATCGACATGGACCAGGACTGGGAGCTGCGCGCCGGCGTGGCCCTGCTCGGCGGCGAAGCCCGCGCCCGCCACGTCTACGCGACCTCCGGCGCCGCCCGCGACGTGCTGGCGATCTGGGAGGAGCGCCTCGACGGCATCGCCGTGGTCCGCTCCCGCGAGCAGGCTGTCGCGGAGGGCTGGTTCGGGCCGCCGGACGAGGTGGACGCCGGCATGGCGGCCCGCGTCGGCGACGTCATCGTGGCCATGAAGGGGGACTGGGCCGTGGTCGCGACCGAGCGCGAGGCCGTGGACGCGCGCCAGATCGGGATGCACGGCTCGCTCACCAAAGAGGAGCAACTGGTCCCCTTGTTGGAGATTCGCTAG
- a CDS encoding DUF5998 family protein, with the protein MPNTTPLDPGLREAIERSGYYPALVAEAIEAAIGPEPVRSHLVHQETTFDNEEVRRHVSVLVLTDTRLIIGHTDEHGTEPAIDGMDSQVSSYASTSTEAIRLDRITTCVITRVVDDPAKHVPGTLPREAVLTVGWGAIARIDLEPAGCGDPHCEADHGYTGTMSGDDLQLRVSTGADGAEAVARTLEFASALSAATAGLRG; encoded by the coding sequence ATGCCGAACACGACCCCGCTCGACCCGGGACTGCGGGAGGCCATCGAACGCAGCGGTTATTACCCGGCCCTGGTGGCCGAGGCGATCGAGGCGGCGATCGGCCCGGAACCCGTGCGCAGTCATCTGGTGCACCAGGAGACCACCTTCGACAACGAAGAGGTGCGCCGGCACGTGAGCGTGCTGGTCCTGACCGACACCAGGCTGATCATCGGACACACCGACGAGCACGGCACCGAGCCGGCCATCGACGGCATGGACAGCCAGGTCAGCTCGTACGCCTCCACCTCGACCGAGGCGATCCGGCTGGACCGCATCACCACCTGCGTCATCACCCGGGTCGTGGACGACCCGGCCAAGCACGTGCCCGGCACCCTGCCGCGCGAGGCCGTGCTCACCGTCGGCTGGGGCGCCATCGCCCGGATCGACCTGGAGCCGGCCGGCTGCGGCGACCCGCACTGCGAGGCCGACCACGGATATACGGGCACGATGTCAGGGGACGATCTCCAGCTGCGCGTGTCCACCGGCGCCGACGGCGCCGAGGCGGTCGCGCGCACCCTCGAGTTCGCCAGCGCCCTGAGCGCCGCCACCGCCGGGCTGCGCGGCTGA